gccaAGGCCGGGGCGGAAGCGTCCAATGAATCAGCCCCCAGGAATGCGCCCGGCTTCGTGCCCGCTGGGACAGCCTCAACCCAGCCCCCCGGGGGGAAGGGGGGGTGATTTTGGGGATGCGACCCCCACAGCGGGGTAAGCACTGAGAACGCCAAACTCGTGACACACTCCACCCCACAGGGCAGCGTCCGGGGAGAACGCgggcacagcactgccttgCTGCAGCCGGAATTCCCCCATGAGGGGAAACCTGGCTTGGGTTGGGTTTGCGGAGTGCCCCCTGTGGGGCCCATCCCCCCCACACTGCCCCCATCCCCACCTGCACCTGCAGGGCCATGCCCATCCCTGTCCTTACCCCTCTCCCCTGTTCCCATCCTCATCACCATCCCATTGCTGCCCAacccccagtgccccccaccccacccccctcTCCACCTCCACGCCCCAACCGTGGCCTCggtccccccctccccacccagATTCTATTTATTTGTGGGGTGGGGGGCAAGAAATCAATCACCCCgtccccttcctttcccctcgCAGAACCCACACCCGGCAACTTCACACCCCAACTTTGCCGCAGTTTCACTTTTTTCACCCCAAATCGGTGAGCCCAAAGGGACGCTCCTTGGGGTGCCTGGAATCCCNNNNNNNNNNNNNNNNNNNNNNNNNNNNNNNNNNNNNNNNNNNNNNNNNNNNNNNNNNNNNNNNNNNNNNNNNNNNNNNNNNNNNNNNNNNNNNNNNNNNNNNNNNNNNNNNNNNNNNNNNNNNNNNNNNNNNNNNNNNNNNNNNNNNNNNNNNNNNNNNNNNNNNNNNNNNNNNNNNNNNNNNNNNNNNNNNNNNNNNNNNNNNNNNNNNNNNNNNNNNNNNNNNNNNNNNNNNNNNNNNNNNNNNNNNNNNNNNNNNNNNNNNNNNNNNNNNNNNNNNNNNNNNNNNNNNNNNNNNNNNNNNNNNNNNNNNNNNNNNNNNNNNNNNNNNNNNNNNNNNNNNNNNNNNNNNNNNNNNNNNNNNNNNNNNNNNNNNNNNNNNNNNNNNNNNNNNNNNNNNNNNNNNNNNNNNNNNNNNNNNNNNNNNNNNNNNNNNNNNNNNNNNNNNNNNNNNNNNNNNNNNNNNNNNNNNNNNNNNNNNNNNNNNNNNNNNNNNNNNNNNNNNNNNNNNNNNNNNNNNNNNNNNNNNNNNNNNNNNNNNNNNNNNNNNNNNNNNNNNNNNNNNNNNNNNNNNNNNNNNNNNNNNNNNNNNNNNNNNNNNNNNNNNNNNNNNNNNNNNNNNNNNNNNNNNNNNNNNNNNNNNNNNNNNNNNNNNNNNNNNNNNNNNNNNNNNNNNNNNNNNNNNNNNNNNNNNNNNNNNNNNNNNNNNNNNNNNNNNNNNNNNNNNNNNNNNNNNNNNNNNNNNNNNNNNNNNNNNNNNNNNNNNNNNNNNNNNNNNNNNNNNNNNNNNNNNNNNNNNNNNNNNNNNNNNNNNNNNNNNNNNNNNNNNNNNNNNNNNNNNNNNNNNNNNNNNNNNNNNNNNNNNNNNNNNNNNNNNNNNNNNNNNNNNNNNNNNNNNNNNNNNNNNNNNNNNNNNNNNNNNNNNNNNNNNNNNNNNNNNNNNNNNNNNNNNNNNNNNNNNNNNNNNNNNNNNNNNNNNNNNNNNNNNNNNNNNNNNNNNNNNNNNNNNNNNNNNNNNNNNNNNNNNNNNNNNNNNNNNNNNNNNNNNNNNNNNNNNNNNNNNNNNNNNNNNNNNNNNNNNNNNNNNNNNNNNNNNNNNNNNNNNNNNNNNNNNNNNNNNNNNNNNNNNNNNNNNNNNNNNNNNNNNNNNNNNNNNNNNNNNNNNNNNNNNNNNNNNNNNNNNNNNNNNNNNNNNNNNNNNNNNNNNNNNNNNNNNNNNNNNNNNNNNNNNNNNNNNNNNNNNNNNNNNNNNNNNNNNNNNNNNNNNNNNNNNNNNNNNNNNNNNNNNNNNNNNNNNNNNNNNNNNNNNNNNNNNNNNNNNNNNNNNNNNNNNNNNNNNNNNNNNNNNNNNNNNNNNNNNNNNNNNNNNNNNNNNNNNNNNNNNNNNNNNNNNNNNNNNNNNNNNNNNNNNNNNNNNNNNNNNNNNNNNNNNNNNNNNNNNNNNNNNNNNNNNNNNNNNNNNNNNNNNNNNNNNNNNNNNNNNNNNNNNNNNNNNNNNNNNNNNNNNNNNNNNtccatccatccatccatccatccatccatccatccatctgtccatccactCACCCATTCACTGCCCCACGTGTCCACCCATTCATtcacccatccatccatccccatccaCCCACCCCCCACCCATCCCTCCGTCCCTGTCCATCCGTCCGTCCATCcaaccccccacccccccaggTCACCTCGCACCCCTCAGCCCGGTGCTCCCTGCtgtccccccaccccctccccgcCTGTCCCTGCAGTTTTGGGACGTTTCCAGCACTTTCTCCCAGGGTTGCGACGCGCCCGGATGGACCGGCCGGGCCGGCCCAGCTGCTCCCCAAAACGTCGCCGCGCCCCAGGCCCCACCGTGACCCCGACTCGTCCCACACCACGCCCCACACTGTCGCTGTGGGGTGGGAGCTGGGTTTCCCCGAACCCCCATTAGGGCCCCGTGGGGGCAGCTGGGGTCCTGTCCGGGTGGGGTCCCCTCCAAATCCCCACTATCCTGCAGCACCCCAAATCCACATCACCCCCGGCACCCCCAGATCTTATAGGGACAGCACCCACCCAAACAGCGACCACACTCCCCAGCCCCGCGAGGACCCCGggcacctcctcctcctgcacccCAAAATTTAGGgactccttcctcctttccctcccctctcccccccccccaaaaaaaaaaaatataaaatccagGGTTTGGAAAACCAACACTGTTTAATGGCAGGGGGAGCCCAGACGCCACGGTGAGGGGCTCCCACGCCCCCACAGCATGGAACCCCCCACCAAAACGGGGTTCAGTCCTGGGGGGCCCCCTGTCCCTCTGGGGTTACACCAGCTGCCATCTGGTCGCGCTGCCAAAGCTGCCCCACCAGGGAGTCCAGCAGTGGGGCCACCCGCACCAGCCCCCCCCggcccaccccacagccccccgCCCGCAGCACCCGCAGCCCCCAGGTGTCCTCGAAGGCAGCCACGTCCGCCTCCGTCACGGCAGCGTGGGGACACAGGTCGAatctggggacatggggggggAGGTTAGGGTGATGGCAGAGCCCCAGAAATCCTACAGggctggaggggaggggagcagggaagCGGGTGCTGGGATTTGTGGAGGGGGGGGATGGATTTAGGGTGCTGGGGATATGGGGGGCACTGGGACGCCGGGCATTTGGGATGTTGGGATTTGGGGGGCTGGGGAATGCTGAGGGTTTGAGATGCTGGCATTTGATTGGGATGGGGGTGATGGGATTTGGGCTGCTTTGGGATGCTGAGGGTTTGGGGCACTGGAAGGTGCTGGGGATTTGGGGTGCTGCGATGCTGGGGATGGGGGTGATGCAGATGCAGGGCGCCGCGGGACACTGCGAATTCGGGGCGGTagaggagagcagggaagggCAGCGCAGGGGATTTGAGGGGCTCCGCTTCGAtggggtgggggctgctggggaccCCCAGTACCTGGTGCCCACCACCACGCGCAGCGTGTCCTCGCCGGGCTGCAGCACACGCGCCAGCCGCGCCGGCAGCTCCTCGAAGGACGTGCGGTCGGTGAAGGAGAAGAGCAAAAGGACGGCATCCGCCTCCTCCCTGCAtgcctggaggaggaggagaggcgGCCATCACCCATCTCAGCGCCCCACGCCCCCCGTCCNNNNNNNNNNNNNNNNNNNNNNNNNNNNNNNNNNNNNNNNNNNNNNNNNNNNNNNNNNNNNNNNNNNNNNNNNNNNNNNNNNNNNNNNNNNNNNNNNNNNNNNNNNNNNNNNNNNNNNNNNNNNNNNNNNNNNNNNNNNNNNNNNNNNNNNNNNNNNNNNNNNNNNNNNNNNNNNNNNNNNNNNNNNNNNNNNNNNNNNNNNNNNNNNNNNNNNNNNNNNNNNNNNNNNNNNNNNNNNNNNNNNNNNNNNNNNNNNNNNNNNNNNNNNNNNNNNNNNNNNNNNNNNNNNNNNNNNNNNNNNNNNNNNNNNNNNNNNNNNNNNNNNNNNNNNNNNNNNNNNNNNNNNNNNNNNNNNNNNNNNNNNNNNNNNNNNNNNNNNNNNNNNNNNNNNNNNNNNNNNNNNNNNNNNNNNNNNNNNNNNNNNNNNNNNNNNNNNNNNNNNNNNNNNNNNNNNNNNNNNNNNNNNNNNNNNNNNNNNNNNNNNNNNNNNNNNNNNNNNNNNNNNNNNNNNNNNNNNNNNNNNNNNNNNNNNNNNNNNNNNNNNNNNNNNNNNNNNNNNNNNNNNNNNNNNNNNNNNNNNNNNNNNNNNNNNNNNNNNNNNNNNNNNNNNNNNNNNNNNNNNNNNNNNNNNNNNNNNNNNNNNNNNNNNNNNNNNNNNNNNNNNNNNNNNNNNNNNNNNNNNNNNNNNNNNNNNNNNNNNNNNNNNNNNNNNNNNNNNNNNNNNNNNNNNNNNNNNNNNNNNNNNNNNNNNNNNNNNNNNNNNNNNNNNNNNNNNNNNNNNNNNNNNNNNNNNNNNNNNNNNNNNNNNNNNNNNNNNNNNNNNNNNNNNNNNNNNNNNNNNNNNNNNNNNNNNNNNNNNNNNNNNNNNNNNNNNNNNNNNNNNNNNNNNNNNNNNNNNNNNNNNNNNNNNNNNNNNNNNNNNNNNGTGCTGTGGGAGTCTCACCAAAAACTCTGCGTTGGTTCTTGTGGAGGATGGAGGCCAGGTAGGGGCGGCCGGGGGGGGACAGCAGCCAGCCCGGCTCCACCATGGCGGGGGGGCACCTGGGGAGCACACGGGGAAACCCCCCCGGCCGTGGGGCACTGCGCCCCTATGGGCCCCCACTGCTCCCAGGGAGCCCCTGCGCCCCTACCGGTCCCGCACCCCTCTCGAAATGCACCGCTATGGGGCACCCCATCACGCTCCCTACCCCCCCACGGGGCCACGCACCCCGGCCCGAGCTCGCGTCCCACCCGCGTGCCCCCCCACGGGTCCCCAAACCCCCCCGGGCAGCGCCCACCCCCCGCCATGTTCCCTCCTCCCTCACCCGCGGCTGCTTCCGCCCCGATGACGTCGCGGGAGGGCGTGGCCTCTTACACGCCCCGCCCCTTCCGGCCACTGCGCATGTGCAGAGCGATGGCGCCGGGGCCCTATGGGACCTGAAAGCGATGGGCGATGGGTTCAGCCCTATAGGATATAGGAGACCCCAAAGCTGTAGCTTATGGAGGGGGGCAGCCCTATAGCTACCCTATACGAGCCCCTATAGCCCTACGTGAACCCCCAAACCTCTACATTCTGGGGGAGAAGCCCTGTATGCTATAGGATACCCCAAACCCACAGGGCAGCGGGCCCCGAGCCTTATGGGTTTAAGACCCCCAGTGCTATGGGCTGCCCTATAGGCGACGGGGAAGCACTGCCCCACACACCCCCCCACCAGCAGCCCCCCAAGCTGCCCTTCTCGCCCCAAGCAGACGCAGCAGGCGGCCACTTCTTCCgatttttatttgtgaaacGGCTAAAAATTCATCGAGGGAGAGGGCGAGAcgttttaaaagaaaaaaaaaaagaaaaaaaaaaagaaaaggaaaaaaaaaaaagaaacggaCACCGATTCTCGTTTTAAATATCACCCAACACGTTCTCGCCGCCCCCCGGGCGCTGGGATTCCATCGGAGGCTGCTGGGGAGGTGGCACCCGGTGGGGATCTGTGCCCCTAcgaagcccagctcccagcgGCCCCGTTGtcctctgttttttattttttttaatttttaaaggagggtttttttgttttttttttggggggggggatgcTGAGACATGCAGACAGGAGAGGGACAGTGGGCGtcgcggggggggggggtccctgGGGCGCGGGGTTTTAGGAACGGATCGAACCCAAGGTTTATCCACAAACTGCAGGCTGGGCGCTGccctcccccagctccatcccagccccCCCCCCTGGACCAAAGCGGGGCTACACCAGGAGGAAACATGGAGCCCCAGCCCTTTTTGGGGAGGGCCAGAGGCCGGGGAGCGGTGGCGAAGCCGGCGAAGCTCAGTGGGGATGGCGAGGAGACGGGCACCACGTCATGGCACTGCCGGCGCAATGGGGCCGTGTTTTGGGGGGagtttcctgctttttttttttgctatttcagGTGCTGAAGCCGGGAGCATCCTCAGGAGGGGCGCGCGCTGGTGGTAAAACGGAGCGGAACGCGCCCAGCTTCCCCCCCACCTCGAGCTgcaatggaaggaaggaaggaggaaggaaggaaggaggttTGTCCCAGACGGACACACAGGTTCAATCCATTTGGATTTGGCTTTGTTTTAATCTTTGCGGAAGGAGGCACATGCAAAGATGATTTTGTTCCTGCTCTGGAGGCTCAGGCCTTGCCGCTCGGGTGCACCAGCACTCGGGCTGTTTCTTTCAGCACTTCCAAGCCCTCTGTTGGGAACACGCAGCAGCAGGTCCAGCACCAACGCTGCTGGGCAAGGAGGCCTGCGAAAGCGAGTCCTGCCCGTCCTATTCGCCGtgactttttgtctttttttttttttttttggcttttcaaTGCAAAActgtcctttcttccttcttacgGTCCCGCAACGAGGACAGGAACGAAGCTGTCAGGCCAAAGGGGTGAGAGGCAAAAAGAAGGCATCGTGTTTGCGTCGAGCAAAGGTTGCGGTCACAGCTTGCAGTGCTGAAGGTTTTTCTTCAGgtattgctgttgttttcctcaCTCCGAGCACGGGGATCGTCAGTGCAATGAGCTCCCAGCCTCCTGCCTGCAAGGTTGGCTCTACGAAAGCACCGTGACTCGCCCTCCATCCCTggcctgggctgcagcatggAGCACAGTAACACGGGTCCTGCAGCAGAGCGCTGCTCCCCTGCCTGTAAACACGATTCTCTTCCCCGGGGGGCGTGCTGCTGGAGCTTTGCTTGGGCTGCATTGTTTGTTGTTCCCTAGTTCACAGTTTGAATGCCTGCGGGACAGATTTCAGGGGGGGGGAAATGGGGGGGCatggggggaggggagcggTGGTGGTGGTGCGCTCGGGCCACATTATCTCTTTGCTCGCACAAAGTACAAGGCATTTGTTTTGGGATAGTACTTCACGTTCTGTTTCTTGTCCATCAGGCCACCGAATATGATGAGCTCCCCTCTGCCTTGCACCACCGTGTGCAGGCTGGTCTCGGGCGGCCCCACCACCGAGCTGCTTGTGAACACTTTCCATTTGACTCGTCCTTTCTCCTTGGTGTCCTTAATGTCCAGCACGTACATCTGCATGGGTTTGCAGTTCATGCTCTGGTACAAGGGCTTCCCCACGTTGAGGGATTGAGGAGGGTGGTGGCCCAGGCGGCGGGCGATGGGCGGCAGCGAGTGGCTGTCCCCTTGAGCAGAGCCCGGCCGCGCATCGGCACCGGGGCCCTGGCTGCCCGGGGAGCCTGGCGAGGAGCCGAGGGGGGGGCTGAGAGCGGCGGAAGCCGGGGGGGCTTTGGAGGAGAGAGCTTTGATGGCCTCCAAGCTCCTGCGGAGCGCTCCGGGGGACACGGCCCCCGGCAGGGAGTGGGGCGGCGTGTGGATGCCGTTGGTGTGCTCGGGGGGGTTCCGCAGCGTCCTGCCGTCCGCGCCATCCGTCTGGCACAGGGAAGCCGctttctgctcccagctcagaTCGATGGAGCCCAGGCGCAGGTCCTTCTGCTCCGGCAGCGATCCCCGCCTCGGCGCCAGAGCCAGCCCAACCTTCAGGTCGCATCCTTCAGTGGCTCCGGGTGTGCCGGGCGATAGGAGCTGCACGGGGCTGTCCAAGGAGGCCCCGCCAGGCGCGGCAGCCCCGGGTGATAAGCTGCCGCCGTTGAGCACCGGGGAGCTGTCACCTCTGGCTGGGGAGAGGCTGCCCTCCCGCGAACCTGAGGGCGTCTGGCGCTGGGCTCGGGGCCTGAGGGTGCCCCAGCGGCCGTTGACGCAGGGAGCTTCGTCCGTGGTCCTGACCGGGGACTGGGAGCGGTACTCGCGTGTTTCGGGGACCAGCGCGGGCGGCGTGGCACTGATGGGAGAGGGACGAGAGTTCAGGCTGGGGCTCAGCGGGGCTCTGCCGCTGGGAGCCTGGCTGAAGACCACGACGCACTGTCCTACCTGCaagagaggagagggaatggGTTATGGACTGCCAGGGG
The sequence above is a segment of the Numida meleagris isolate 19003 breed g44 Domestic line chromosome 20, NumMel1.0, whole genome shotgun sequence genome. Coding sequences within it:
- the RSG1 gene encoding REM2- and Rab-like small GTPase 1 (The sequence of the model RefSeq protein was modified relative to this genomic sequence to represent the inferred CDS: added 278 bases not found in genome assembly) encodes the protein MVEPGWLLSPPGRPYLASILHKNQRRVFGLLERPALPPALSVPTVTYKLFVAGRSGVGKTALVAALAGTPVPPAHRETLGIEVTTLFWPAVPLGSQRPVLFQLRFWDCGDSALRKFEHLLPACREEADAVLLLFSFTDRTSFEELPARLARVLQPGEDTLRVVVGTRFDLCPHAAVTEADVAAFEDTWGLRVLRAGGCGVGRGGLVRVAPLLDSLVGQLWQRDQMAAGVTPEGQGAPQD
- the FBXO42 gene encoding F-box only protein 42, translating into MASSSDSEDDSFMAVDPEDAVVEGTMEQDEEPHAELEVEEPRHNRSMLELPEEVLEYILSFLSPYQEHKTAALVCKQWYRLIKGVAHQCYHGFIKAVQEGNIQWESRTYPYPGTPITQRFSHSACYYDANQSMYVFGGCTQSSCNAAFNDLWRLDLNSKEWIRPLASGSYPSPKAGATLVVYKDLLVLFGGWTRPSPYPLHQPERFFDEIHTYSPSKNWWNCIVTTHGPPPMAGHSSCVIEDKMIVFGGSLGSRQMSNDVWVLDLEQWAWSKPNISGPSPHPRGGQSQIVIDDETILILGGCGGPNALFKDAWLLHMQANPWTWQPLKVENEDHGAPELWCHPACRVGQCVVVFSQAPSGRAPLSPSLNSRPSPISATPPALVPETREYRSQSPVRTTDEAPCVNGRWGTLRPRAQRQTPSGSREGSLSPARGDSSPVLNGGSLSPGAAAPGGASLDSPVQLLSPGTPGATEGCDLKVGLALAPRRGSLPEQKDLRLGSIDLSWEQKAASLCQTDGADGRTLRNPPEHTNGIHTPPHSLPGAVSPGALRRSLEAIKALSSKAPPASAALSPPLGSSPGSPGSQGPGADARPGSAQGDSHSLPPIARRLGHHPPQSLNVGKPLYQSMNCKPMQMYVLDIKDTKEKGRVKWKVFTSSSVVGPPETSLHTVVQGRGELIIFGGLMDKKQNVKYYPKTNALYFVRAKR